In the genome of Streptomyces sp. 846.5, the window GGTGTGCAGCCAGTCCGCGTTCTGCGCCGAGTCCAGCAGCCGCTGGTCCGTGGTGCTGCTGTCGACCTGTTCGCCGCGGAGCAGCACCGGGCCGCGCCGCTTCTCCGCGGTCTTCCTGGGGCCCGTGGAAACCTTGTCCGGGCCGTCGCCGTACTGCCTGTCGCTCGTCATACCTACGCAGGGTACGACGAACCCGCTCGACCAGGTGGGATCTTTAATTGCCTGGTCAGTCCTGGAGCCAGTCGCGGATCCGCTTCTCGCACTCGTCCACCGCCGCCAGCGAGCAGTGCTCCTCGCGGGTGTGGGCCAGGTTGGGGTCGCCCGGGCCGTAGTTGACGGCGGGCACGCCGAGCGCGGAGAAGCGGGCGACATCGGTCCAGCCGAACTTGGCCTGCGGGGTGGCCCCGGTCGCGGCGATGAAGGCGGCGGCGGCCGGGTGGGACAGGCCGGGCAGCGCGCCGGGGGCGGAGTCGGTGACGACGACCTGGTAGCCGTCGAAGACCTCGCGGATGTGCGCCTCGGCCTCGGCCTCGCTGCGGTCCGGCGCGAAGCGGAAGTTGACGGTGACGGTGCAGGCGTCCGGGATGACGTTCCCGGCGACGCCGCCCTCGATGCTGACCGCGTTGAGGCCCTCGTGGTACTCCAGGCCGTCGATGTCGATCAGGCGCGGCACGTAGTCCGCCAGCCGCTGCAGGATCGGGGCGGCCTTGTGGATGGCGTTGTCGCCGAGCCAGCTGCGGGCCGAGTGGGACCGGTGCCCGGTGGTGCTGACGGTGGCCCGCATGGTGCCCTGGCAGCCGCCCTCGACCTGCGCGTTGCTCGGCTCCATCAGCACCGCGAAGTCGGCGGCCAGCCAGTCCGGGTGGATCCTGGCCAGCCGTCCCAGGCCGTTGCGGACCGCCTCGACCTCCTCGCAGTCGTAGAAGACGAAGGTGAGGTCGCGGTTGGGGTCCGGGACGGTCGCGGCGATCCGGAGCTGGACGGCGACGCCGGCCTTCATGTCGGACGTGCCGCAGCCCCAGAGCAGGTCGCCGTCGACCCGGGAGGGGAGGTTGTCCGCGATGGGTACCGTGTCCAGGTGTCCGGCCAGGACCACGCGTTCGGCGCGGCCCAGGTCGGTCCGGGCGATGACCGCGTCGCCGTCCCGGTCCACGGTGAGGTGCGGCAGTGAGCGCAGGGCGGCCTCGACGGCGTCGGCAAGCAGTCGTTCGTCGCCGCTGACCGAGGGGATGTCGACCAGGGCGGCGGTGAGTTCACCTCCGCTCGCTGTGAGATCGAGTACGGGTGCGGCGGCCGGAGCCGGGGCGTCAGCGGTATGGGAACCAGTCATGACCAGCCAGGTTACGGCCTGCCGCCCGGTGGCCGGGGTCGATGGGCCGGAGAACCGGGCTCACGGCGGGGCCGTCCCAGTCGGTAGGGTGCAGCGAACATGGCAAGGAGGAACAGCCGGGTGAGTCTGAAGTCGATGATGGACTCCGCCGAGTCCGCGCCCGCCGCGCGGCGTCGGCGGCGGTGGCTGGGCTGTCTGCCGTTCGTGCTGGTACTGGCCCTGGTGGTGGTCGGCGGCCTGTATCTGAACCGGCACCGCGACCTGCTGCCCATCCCGGTCGCCGAGGGCTGCCAGGTGGACAGCGCCGACGGCGTGATCGACCTCTCGCTGGACCAGATGAGCAATGCAGGGACGATCGCGGCGGTGGCCATATCGCGAAATCTTCCGGAACGGGCGGTGACGATCTCGCTGGCCACGGCCATGCAGGAGTCCAAGCTGCAGAACCTGACGGCCGGCGACCGCGACTCGATCGGCCTGTTCCAGCAGCGCCCCTCGCAGGGCTGGGGCACGCCGACCCAGATCGGCGACCCGGTCTACGCGACCGACAAGTTCCTCGACAAGCT includes:
- the dapE gene encoding succinyl-diaminopimelate desuccinylase; the encoded protein is MTGSHTADAPAPAAAPVLDLTASGGELTAALVDIPSVSGDERLLADAVEAALRSLPHLTVDRDGDAVIARTDLGRAERVVLAGHLDTVPIADNLPSRVDGDLLWGCGTSDMKAGVAVQLRIAATVPDPNRDLTFVFYDCEEVEAVRNGLGRLARIHPDWLAADFAVLMEPSNAQVEGGCQGTMRATVSTTGHRSHSARSWLGDNAIHKAAPILQRLADYVPRLIDIDGLEYHEGLNAVSIEGGVAGNVIPDACTVTVNFRFAPDRSEAEAEAHIREVFDGYQVVVTDSAPGALPGLSHPAAAAFIAATGATPQAKFGWTDVARFSALGVPAVNYGPGDPNLAHTREEHCSLAAVDECEKRIRDWLQD